The DNA window TTCTCCGCGCTGTACATCATCTTCATCACCGGAGCATAGACCACGCCAAGCGTCGGTTTACCGTTTTCAATCAAAGCAATGTTGACGGTAAACTCGCCGTTACGTTTGATAAACTCTTTGGTGCCGTCCAGCGGATCCACCAGCCAGTAGCGCTGCCAGTGTTGACGAACCTCCCAGGCCGGCGGGTCTTCTTCCGACAGAACCGGGATATCAGGAGTCAGGGACTGCAGGCCGCTGATAATCACTTTATGCGCCGCAATGTCCGCTGCCGTAACCGGAGAATCGTCCTTCTTGCTGGCAACGTCCATCGGCTGTTTTCCATCGTACACTTCCATGATGGCATCACCTGCGGTCCGTGCAAGCTGACATACTTGTTCTAACATTCTCCACCTCATCTGATTACAGTGGCGTTAACTCGTTGTTTTATTTATATCGCATCATAGTAAGTTCCGCTATCTGTGATAACGCTGGCGGTTTCATTCAGCGCTTTTATGGCATGATTCACATTTCTGTAAGCAACAGAATGTAAATACATTTTCTTCTGTGTCATTGCTCATAAAAAAGGACGCCACTGATGATTAAGTTTAGCGCAACGCTGCTGGCCACGCTGATCGCCGCCAGCGTAAATGCGGCAACGGTCGATTTGCGGATCATGGAAACCACCGATCTGCACAGTAATATGATGGACTTTGACTATTACAAAGACAGCGCAACGGAAAAATTTGGTCTGGTGCGAACCGCATCGCTGATTGAAAAAGCGCGTCAGGAAGCCAAAAATAGCGTACTGGTCGATAACGGCGACGTCATTCAGGGTAGCCCGCTGGGCGACTATATGGCGGCGAAAGGATTGAAAGACGGGGACGTTCATCCGGTCTACAAGGCGATGAATACCCTGGACTATGTTGTAGGTAACCTCGGCAACCATGAATTTAACTACGGCCTCGATTTCCTGCACAAAGCGCTGGCTGGCGCAAAATTCCCCTACGTTAACGCCAACATCATCGATACCAAAACCGGCAAACCGATGTTTACGCCTTATCTGATTCAGGATACTCAGGTTCAGGATAGCGACGGCGAAACACAAACGCTACGTATTGGCTACATCGGCTTCGTACCGCCGCAGATTATGACCTGGGATAAAGCCAACCTTAGCGGCAAAGTGACCGTCAACGACATTACCGAAACCGCACGCAAGTTTGTCCCACAAATGCGTGAGGAAGGCGCGGATGTGGTAGTGGTGATCGCCCACTCCGGCCTCTCCGCCGATCCGTATCAGGCCATGGCGGAAAACTCGGTTTACTATTTAAGCCAGGTTCCCGGCGTGGATGCCATTATGTTCGGTCACGCGCATGCCGTCTTCCCGAGCAAAGACTTTGCCAGCATTAAAGGTGCAGATATCGCCAAAGGTACGCTGAACGGCGTTCCGGCGGTCATGCCGGGCATGTGGGGTGATCATCTTGGGGTGGTCGATCTGGTACTGAATAACGACGCCGGTAAATGGCAGGTTACCGGCGCGAAAGCCGAAGCGCGTCCAATCTATGATTCGGTCGCGAAAAAATCACTGGCGGCGGAAGACAGCAACATGGTGGCGGTACTTAAAGCCGACCATGACGCCACTCGTGAGTTTGTCGGTATACCGATTGGTAAATCCTCGGACAATATGTATAGCTACCTGGCGCTGGTACAGGACGACCCGACCGTACAGGTGGTGAATATGGCGCAAAAAGCCTACGTCGAGCACTATATTCAGGGCGACCCGGACCTGGCGAAGCTGCCGGTGCTCTCCGCCGCCGCGCCGTTTAAAGTGGGCGGACGTAAAAACGACCCGGCCAGCTTTGTTGAAGTGGAAAAAGGCCAGCTCACCTTCCGCAACGCCGCCGACCTTTACCTGTATCCCAACACCCTGGTGGTGATGAAGGTCAGCGGCAAAGAGGTCAAAGAGTGGCTGGAGTGCTCCGCCGGGCAGTTCAATCAGATTGACCCCACCAGCAGCAAGCCGCAGTCTTTAATTAACTGGGACGGCTTTCGCACCTATAACTTTGATGTTATTGACGGCGTAAACTACCAGATTGATATCACCCAACCGGCGCGCTACGACGGCGAATGTAACAGCGTTAATCCGCAGGCCGAGCGCATTAAAAACCTGACCTTTAACGGCAAGCCGATTGACCCAGGCGCCATCTTCCTCGTTGCGACCAACAACTACCGCGCCTACGGCGGTAAATTCCAGGGAACTGGTGAAGATCATATTGCTTTCGCTTCACCGGATGAGAACCGCTCGGTGCTGGCGGCGTGGATTGGCGCGGAGTCGAAGAAAAACGGCGAGATCCATCCGGCGGCAGATAACAACTGGCGTCTCGCGCCTATCAACAGCACCGTACCGCTGGATATTCGCTTTGAGACTTCACCAGGTGACAAAGCCGCCGCGTTTATTAAAGAGAAAGCACAGTATCCGATGCACCAGGTGGCGACCGACGAGATTGGTTTCGCCATTTATCAGCTGGATTTGAGTAAGTAATCCCGTGCTCGCCGGGAACTCTCCCGGCTCACGCTACCTGCTCGTGGTTCGCCAGAACCGCGGGCAGATTCAGTTCTATCCAGTCAGCCAGTTCCGCCACCTTCTCACTCACCTGCTCGCCGAGCGGAGTCAGACTATATTCTACGTGTGGCGGCACCACCGGATAGGACACGCGATCGATAAATCCATCCAGCTCCAGCGCCTGCAGCGACTGGGCCAACATCTTTTCGCTCACGCCGCCTATCTTGCGGCGCAGATCGCTAAACCGATGGGTGCCATCACGCAGGGCCACCAGAATCAGTACGCCCCAGCGGCTGGTCACATGCTTGAGCACTTCGCGTGAAGGGCACTGTTCGGCAAACAGGTTGCCGTTGCGTAGCTGCTCACTCAACGTCAGATTCGCCATATTCATACTTACCTTTTTGTGCGTACTTACTAAAAGTTAGTTAAGGTGTTAGCTTACCACAACTACTCATGAACACGAAGGAGAAGACCCATGATCGCAATCACTGGTGCTACCGGCCAGCTTGGCCAACACGTCCTGGAAAAC is part of the Klebsiella huaxiensis genome and encodes:
- a CDS encoding winged helix-turn-helix transcriptional regulator; this translates as MANLTLSEQLRNGNLFAEQCPSREVLKHVTSRWGVLILVALRDGTHRFSDLRRKIGGVSEKMLAQSLQALELDGFIDRVSYPVVPPHVEYSLTPLGEQVSEKVAELADWIELNLPAVLANHEQVA
- a CDS encoding bifunctional 2',3'-cyclic-nucleotide 2'-phosphodiesterase/3'-nucleotidase is translated as MIKFSATLLATLIAASVNAATVDLRIMETTDLHSNMMDFDYYKDSATEKFGLVRTASLIEKARQEAKNSVLVDNGDVIQGSPLGDYMAAKGLKDGDVHPVYKAMNTLDYVVGNLGNHEFNYGLDFLHKALAGAKFPYVNANIIDTKTGKPMFTPYLIQDTQVQDSDGETQTLRIGYIGFVPPQIMTWDKANLSGKVTVNDITETARKFVPQMREEGADVVVVIAHSGLSADPYQAMAENSVYYLSQVPGVDAIMFGHAHAVFPSKDFASIKGADIAKGTLNGVPAVMPGMWGDHLGVVDLVLNNDAGKWQVTGAKAEARPIYDSVAKKSLAAEDSNMVAVLKADHDATREFVGIPIGKSSDNMYSYLALVQDDPTVQVVNMAQKAYVEHYIQGDPDLAKLPVLSAAAPFKVGGRKNDPASFVEVEKGQLTFRNAADLYLYPNTLVVMKVSGKEVKEWLECSAGQFNQIDPTSSKPQSLINWDGFRTYNFDVIDGVNYQIDITQPARYDGECNSVNPQAERIKNLTFNGKPIDPGAIFLVATNNYRAYGGKFQGTGEDHIAFASPDENRSVLAAWIGAESKKNGEIHPAADNNWRLAPINSTVPLDIRFETSPGDKAAAFIKEKAQYPMHQVATDEIGFAIYQLDLSK
- the cysQ gene encoding 3'(2'),5'-bisphosphate nucleotidase CysQ, whose translation is MLEQVCQLARTAGDAIMEVYDGKQPMDVASKKDDSPVTAADIAAHKVIISGLQSLTPDIPVLSEEDPPAWEVRQHWQRYWLVDPLDGTKEFIKRNGEFTVNIALIENGKPTLGVVYAPVMKMMYSAEKGKAWKEECGVRKQIQVRDARPPLVVISRSHGNDPELQEYLEQLGEHQTTSIGSSLKFCLVAEGQAQLYPRFGPTCTWDTAAGHAVASAAGAHVHDWQGRTLDYTPRESFLNPGFRVSIY